A window from Corvus cornix cornix isolate S_Up_H32 chromosome 8, ASM73873v5, whole genome shotgun sequence encodes these proteins:
- the GFI1 gene encoding zinc finger protein Gfi-1 isoform X1, with the protein MPRSFLVKSKKAHSYHQPRSADEDYSLRLGTVLAQICADSKIPEDTEMCRTALPDPEPSQGRFSPESHLTEAADGTSESSPSCEGSVCDRVSEFEDFWRPPSPSVSPASERSVCPSLDEAPPFSVPFKPYMWNSLGGSELRHLVQSYRPCPTLERTSALGLFCDRGSEPTLYGAECSSSLGLYGDFSSPGPGLFERPPAAAPGLYAETQPGLQQEKGPGGIKVESDLLCRPVLISTGSYKCVKCSKVFSTPHGLEVHVRRSHSGTRPFACDMCGKTFGHAVSLEQHKAVHSQERSFDCKICGKSFKRSSTLSTHLLIHSDTRPYPCQYCGKRFHQKSDMKKHTFIHTGEKPHKCQVCGKAFSQSSNLITHSRKHTGFKPFGCDLCGKGFQRKVDLRRHRETQHGLK; encoded by the exons ATGCCGAGGTCCTTCCTAGTGAAGAGCAAGAAAGCGCACAGCTACCACCAGCCTCGCTCTGCCGACGAGGACTATAGCCTGCGGCTGGGGACGGTGCTAGCCCAGATCTGTGCAG ACAGCAAGATCCCCGAGGACACGGAGATGTGCCGCACCGCCCTGCCCGATCCGGAGCCTTCCCAGGGGCGCTTTTCCCCGGAATCCCACCTTACCGAGGCTGCCGATGGCACCTCCGAGTCGTCACCCAGCTGCGAGGGCAGTGTCTGCGACAGAGTGTCCGAGTTCGAGGATTTCTGGAGACCTCCCTCGCCCTCTGTCTCGCCAG CCTCGGAGAGATCTGTGTGTCCATCCCTAGACGAAGCACCCCCTTTCTCAGTGCCCTTCAAACCATACATGTGGAACAGCCTGGGTGGCTCCGAGCTCAGGCATCTTGTGCAAAGCTACAGGCCCTGCCCAACGCTGGAGCGGACCTCAGCCCTGGGGCTCTTCTGTGACCGAGGCTCCGAGCCCACCCTCTATGGTGCCGAGTGTAGCTCTTCCCTGGGACTGTATGGTGACTTCAGCTCCCCGGGCCCGGGGCTGTTTGAGCGGccgccagcagcagctcctggactCTATGCTGAaacacagcctgggctgcagcaggagaaagggcCAGGTGGCATCAAAGTGGAGTCGGACCTCTTGTGCCGCCCAGTGCTCATCAGTACTGGCTCTTACAAGTGTGTCAAGTGCAGCAAG GTCTTCTCCACACCCCATGGCCTTGAGGTACACGTGCGCCGCTCACATAGTGGCACGAGGCCCTTTGCCTGTGACATGTGTGGCAAGACCTTCGGCCACGCAgtcagcctggagcagcacaagGCCGTGCACTCGCAG GAACGCAGCTTTGATTGTAAGATTTGTGGCAAGAGTTTTAAGAGATCTTCTACTCTGTCCACCCACCTGCTCATCCACTCAGACACCCGACCCTATCCGTGCCAGTACTGTGGGAAGCGGTTCCACCAGAAATCTGATATGAAGAAACACACCTTCATTCACACAG GTGAGAAGCCTCACAAGTGCCAGGTGTGTGGAAAAGCCTTTAGTCAGAGCTCCAACCTCATCACCCACAGTCGGAAGCACACAGGCTTCAAGCCCTTTGGCTGTGATCTGTGTGGCAAAGGCTTCCAACGAAAGGTGGATTTACGGAGACACCGGGAGACACAGCACGGCCTGAAATGA
- the GFI1 gene encoding zinc finger protein Gfi-1 isoform X2: MPRSFLVKSKKAHSYHQPRSADEDYSLRLGTVLAQICADSKIPEDTEMCRTALPDPEPSQGRFSPESHLTEAADGTSESSPSCEGSVCDRVSEFEDFWRPPSPSVSPASERSVCPSLDEAPPFSVPFKPYMWNSLGGSELRHLVQSYRPCPTLERTSALGLFCDRGSEPTLYGAECSSSLGLYGDFSSPGPGLFERPPAAAPGLYAETQPGLQQEKGPGGIKVESDLLCRPVLISTGSYKCVKCSKVFSTPHGLEVHVRRSHSGTRPFACDMCGKTFGHAVSLEQHKAVHSQVRSLTSARCVEKPLVRAPTSSPTVGSTQASSPLAVICVAKASNERWIYGDTGRHSTA, from the exons ATGCCGAGGTCCTTCCTAGTGAAGAGCAAGAAAGCGCACAGCTACCACCAGCCTCGCTCTGCCGACGAGGACTATAGCCTGCGGCTGGGGACGGTGCTAGCCCAGATCTGTGCAG ACAGCAAGATCCCCGAGGACACGGAGATGTGCCGCACCGCCCTGCCCGATCCGGAGCCTTCCCAGGGGCGCTTTTCCCCGGAATCCCACCTTACCGAGGCTGCCGATGGCACCTCCGAGTCGTCACCCAGCTGCGAGGGCAGTGTCTGCGACAGAGTGTCCGAGTTCGAGGATTTCTGGAGACCTCCCTCGCCCTCTGTCTCGCCAG CCTCGGAGAGATCTGTGTGTCCATCCCTAGACGAAGCACCCCCTTTCTCAGTGCCCTTCAAACCATACATGTGGAACAGCCTGGGTGGCTCCGAGCTCAGGCATCTTGTGCAAAGCTACAGGCCCTGCCCAACGCTGGAGCGGACCTCAGCCCTGGGGCTCTTCTGTGACCGAGGCTCCGAGCCCACCCTCTATGGTGCCGAGTGTAGCTCTTCCCTGGGACTGTATGGTGACTTCAGCTCCCCGGGCCCGGGGCTGTTTGAGCGGccgccagcagcagctcctggactCTATGCTGAaacacagcctgggctgcagcaggagaaagggcCAGGTGGCATCAAAGTGGAGTCGGACCTCTTGTGCCGCCCAGTGCTCATCAGTACTGGCTCTTACAAGTGTGTCAAGTGCAGCAAG GTCTTCTCCACACCCCATGGCCTTGAGGTACACGTGCGCCGCTCACATAGTGGCACGAGGCCCTTTGCCTGTGACATGTGTGGCAAGACCTTCGGCCACGCAgtcagcctggagcagcacaagGCCGTGCACTCGCAG GTGAGAAGCCTCACAAGTGCCAGGTGTGTGGAAAAGCCTTTAGTCAGAGCTCCAACCTCATCACCCACAGTCGGAAGCACACAGGCTTCAAGCCCTTTGGCTGTGATCTGTGTGGCAAAGGCTTCCAACGAAAGGTGGATTTACGGAGACACCGGGAGACACAGCACGGCCTGA